A genomic window from Luteolibacter sp. LG18 includes:
- a CDS encoding phage protein Gp36 family protein — MWITLTTDALVGALSDTERTTYRTHVAVTGGVDPLPSILAAVTKRVRNAIRSWHENRLDPDPTTIADECEDAAICLIRYRLLSMIDEAVSEPRTNEWKDAVAFLKDVRAGRASIERPDENPEAPAPPPSPSPRIIARRKRFSRDMQNGI; from the coding sequence ATGTGGATCACCCTGACAACCGACGCGCTGGTCGGCGCGCTGAGCGACACCGAGCGCACCACCTATCGCACGCATGTGGCGGTGACAGGCGGCGTCGATCCGCTGCCGAGCATCCTAGCCGCGGTCACGAAACGGGTGCGCAACGCGATCCGCTCCTGGCATGAGAACCGCCTCGATCCGGACCCGACCACGATCGCGGACGAGTGCGAGGACGCGGCGATCTGCCTGATCCGCTACCGGCTGCTGTCGATGATCGACGAGGCCGTGAGCGAGCCGCGCACCAACGAATGGAAGGACGCGGTGGCGTTCCTGAAAGACGTCCGTGCGGGCCGGGCCTCGATCGAACGCCCGGACGAAAACCCGGAAGCGCCCGCGCCGCCGCCGAGCCCGAGCCCGCGAATCATCGCCCGGCGCAAGCGGTTCAGCCGCGACATGCAGAACGGGATCTGA